One part of the Constrictibacter sp. MBR-5 genome encodes these proteins:
- a CDS encoding acyl-CoA dehydrogenase family protein yields MCATLARAAAEASQDAVDWPARAAALVPRIAAAADEIERTRRLPRDLLDALHDASMFRMMLPRSLGGGEVDLATFVRTIETIAGADASTAWCLCQASGCSMAAAYLAPEAARRIFGPRDAVLAWGPPAPGAEAVAVPGGFRVTGRWNFASGSRHATWLGAHAPIFEADGSPRMGANGRQLQRTMLLPAGDATMHDIWDVVGLRGTASDGFSVEGLFVPEAYAVLRDAVDERREEGLAFCFTTLSLYASGFAGVALGIAQPMLDALIDLARDKSPRGRGLMRDDVTVQAQVARCAARLGAARGWLLSSLEEIRADVARTRRPTLDQRMRIRLAATFAIHEARDVADAVWNMAGATAIFSGSAFERRFRDIHTVTQQIQGRAAHFETAGRHLLGGEPDLTFV; encoded by the coding sequence ATGTGCGCCACACTGGCGAGGGCGGCGGCCGAAGCGTCGCAGGACGCCGTCGACTGGCCCGCGCGCGCCGCGGCGCTGGTGCCGCGCATCGCGGCGGCGGCGGACGAGATCGAACGGACGCGGCGGCTGCCGCGCGACCTGCTCGACGCACTGCACGACGCGTCGATGTTCCGGATGATGCTGCCGCGCTCGCTCGGCGGCGGCGAGGTCGACCTCGCGACGTTCGTCCGGACGATCGAGACGATCGCCGGCGCCGATGCAAGCACGGCCTGGTGCCTGTGCCAGGCGTCCGGCTGCTCGATGGCGGCGGCGTATCTGGCGCCGGAGGCGGCACGGCGGATCTTCGGCCCGCGCGACGCGGTGCTGGCGTGGGGTCCGCCCGCCCCGGGCGCCGAGGCGGTCGCGGTGCCCGGCGGCTTCCGGGTGACCGGGCGCTGGAACTTCGCCAGCGGCAGCCGGCACGCGACGTGGCTGGGGGCGCACGCGCCGATCTTCGAGGCGGACGGCAGCCCCCGCATGGGCGCGAACGGACGGCAGCTGCAGCGTACGATGCTGCTGCCGGCGGGCGACGCCACCATGCACGACATCTGGGACGTGGTCGGACTGCGCGGCACGGCGAGCGACGGCTTCTCGGTCGAAGGCCTGTTCGTGCCGGAGGCGTACGCCGTGCTGCGCGACGCCGTCGACGAACGGCGCGAGGAAGGGCTGGCCTTCTGCTTCACGACGCTCAGCCTGTACGCCTCGGGCTTCGCCGGCGTGGCGCTCGGCATCGCGCAGCCGATGCTGGACGCACTGATCGACCTCGCGCGGGACAAGAGCCCGCGCGGCCGCGGGCTGATGCGCGACGACGTGACGGTGCAGGCCCAGGTCGCGCGTTGCGCGGCGCGGCTCGGAGCGGCGCGCGGCTGGCTGCTCTCCTCGCTGGAGGAGATCCGCGCCGACGTGGCGCGCACCCGCCGGCCGACGCTCGACCAGCGCATGCGCATCCGTCTTGCGGCCACCTTCGCCATCCACGAGGCGCGTGACGTGGCCGACGCGGTGTGGAACATGGCGGGTGCCACCGCGATCTTCAGCGGCAGCGCCTTCGAACGCCGCTTCCGCGACATCCACACGGTGACCCAGCAGATCCAGGGCCGCGCCGCCCATTTCGAGACGGCGGGCCGCCACCTGCTGGGCGGCGAGCCCGACCTGACCTTCGTCTGA
- a CDS encoding cyclase family protein: protein MRRITLGLALSAALLASPSLHAQQAASGWSPPPESERCPSKWGAGDERGSANHMKPESVRKAAALIKTGEVVELGHTLSGSIPFFGTRRFDVHTKRTFANTAPNNRGSNEEIVITEIGQVGTQLDGFAHQTHGNSFYNCFKVDETATRTGFTKLGIDKVGMLMGRGVLIDVAASKGVEMLPDNYEITVEDLEAALEKQGTTLQPGDAIVINTGWGKLWGKDNARYVKTCPGIGVAAALWLAEKDPMLLGADNWPVEVAPNPDPKLSLPVHQIALVVNGIHLLENMKLEELAAKKVHEFAFMMQPIKVQGGTGSAVAPVAVH, encoded by the coding sequence ATGAGACGCATCACACTGGGCCTCGCCCTGTCCGCGGCGCTCCTGGCCAGTCCTTCCCTCCATGCCCAGCAGGCCGCCAGCGGCTGGTCGCCGCCGCCGGAATCGGAACGCTGCCCCTCCAAGTGGGGCGCGGGCGACGAACGGGGTTCCGCCAACCACATGAAACCGGAAAGCGTGCGCAAGGCCGCCGCCCTGATCAAGACCGGCGAGGTGGTCGAACTGGGGCACACGCTGAGCGGCTCCATCCCCTTCTTCGGCACGCGCCGGTTCGACGTGCACACCAAGCGCACCTTCGCCAATACGGCGCCGAACAATCGCGGCTCGAACGAGGAGATCGTGATCACCGAGATCGGACAGGTCGGCACCCAACTCGACGGGTTCGCGCACCAGACCCACGGCAACAGCTTCTACAACTGCTTCAAGGTGGACGAGACGGCGACCCGCACCGGCTTCACCAAGCTCGGGATCGACAAGGTCGGCATGCTGATGGGCCGCGGCGTCCTGATCGACGTCGCCGCGTCGAAGGGCGTCGAGATGCTGCCGGACAATTACGAGATCACCGTTGAGGACCTGGAAGCGGCGCTGGAGAAGCAGGGCACGACGCTACAGCCCGGCGACGCGATCGTGATCAACACCGGGTGGGGCAAGCTTTGGGGCAAGGACAATGCCCGTTACGTAAAGACCTGCCCCGGCATCGGCGTGGCGGCGGCGCTGTGGCTGGCCGAGAAGGATCCGATGCTGCTCGGCGCGGACAACTGGCCCGTCGAGGTCGCGCCCAATCCCGACCCTAAACTGTCGCTGCCGGTGCACCAGATCGCACTCGTGGTGAACGGCATCCACCTGCTGGAGAACATGAAGCTGGAGGAATTGGCGGCGAAGAAGGTGCACGAGTTCGCCTTCATGATGCAGCCGATCAAGGTGCAGGGCGGCACCGGCTCGGCAGTGGCGCCCGTCGCGGTGCACTGA